CGTGCCCACCGCCGTGGCCCATCCCTGCGAGGCGTCGGCCCTCTCCGGCGCCGTCGAGGCGGCCCATCTCGGGCTTATCGTGCCGATCCTGGTGGGCCCGGCTGCCAGGATCGGCGCGACCGCACAAGCCGCCGGCGCCGACATCTCCAAGCTGCGCATCGTCGATACGCCCCACAGCCACGCTTCCGCCGAAGCCGCCGTGCGGCTGGTCCGCGAGGGTGAGGCGGAGCTCCTGATGAAGGGGAGCCTGCACACCGACGAGCTGATGGGCGCGGTGGTGTCGCGCGAGGCGGGGCTGCGCACCGAGCGGCGCATCAGCCACGTCTTCGTGATGGACGTGCCCACCTACCACAAGGTCCTGCTGGTCACCGACGGAGCCATCAACATCGCCCCCAACCTGGAGGACAAGGTCGACATCTGCCAGAACGCCATCGACCTGGCGCGCGCGCTGGGGCGCGAGCAGCCCAAGGTGGCGATCCTGGCGGCGGTCGAGACGGTCACCTCGAAGATGCCGGCCACCATCGACGCGGCGGCGCTGTGCAAGATGGCGGAGCGCGGCCAGATCACCGGCGGGCTCCTGGACGGGCCGCTGGCGTTCGACAACGCCATCAGCAAGGAGGCGGCGAAGACCAAGGGGATCCGCTCCGAGGTGGCGGGGGATCCCGACATCCTGCTGGCCCCCGATCTCGAATCCGGCAACATCCTGGCCAAGCAGCTCACTTTCCTGGCGAACGCCGACAGCGCCGGGCTGGTCCTCGGCGCCAAGGTGCCGATCATCCTGACGAGCCGCGCTGATTCGGTGCGCTCGCGCATCGCCAGCTGCGGCGTGGCGATGCTGGCGGCGCATGCGCGCCGGCAGGCCGCCGCGGAGAAATGACACGATGAGCCCAAAGCGCCACATGACCGTGGATGCCAACGAGGCGGCGGCTTCCGTCGCCTTCCGGCTGAGCGAGGTCATCGCCATCTACCCGATTACCCCCAGCTCGCCGATGGCCGAGCTGTGCGACGAGTGGGCCAGCCGCGGCAAGACCAATCTGTGGGGAGCCAAGCCGGAGATTGCCGAGATGCAGTCGGAAGGCGGGGCTGCCGGGGCGGTGCACGGCGCCCTGCAGGCGGGGGCGCTGGCCACCACCTTCACGGCATCGCAAGGGCTGCTCCTGATGATCCCCAATATGTACAAGATCGCCGGGGAGCTGACCTGCTTCACCATGCACGTCACCGCCCGCACGCTGGCCACCCATGCCCTGTCGATCTTCGGCGACC
The genomic region above belongs to Candidatus Polarisedimenticolia bacterium and contains:
- a CDS encoding bifunctional enoyl-CoA hydratase/phosphate acetyltransferase; its protein translation is MSHATGTGKYEVLLARCRSLEPVPTAVAHPCEASALSGAVEAAHLGLIVPILVGPAARIGATAQAAGADISKLRIVDTPHSHASAEAAVRLVREGEAELLMKGSLHTDELMGAVVSREAGLRTERRISHVFVMDVPTYHKVLLVTDGAINIAPNLEDKVDICQNAIDLARALGREQPKVAILAAVETVTSKMPATIDAAALCKMAERGQITGGLLDGPLAFDNAISKEAAKTKGIRSEVAGDPDILLAPDLESGNILAKQLTFLANADSAGLVLGAKVPIILTSRADSVRSRIASCGVAMLAAHARRQAAAEK